One segment of Natranaeroarchaeum aerophilus DNA contains the following:
- a CDS encoding enoyl-CoA hydratase/isomerase family protein — protein sequence MIEQRVDDRVRVVTLSRPDRRNALTPDGLDQLETAIVDADEPVVYLHGAGTAFCAGADLDAVDALDDADAARDFAAHGQRVAQAIETADAIVVAGIDGAARGGGVELALACDVRIATPAATFGEPGVTFGLFGAWGGTARLPEIVGLGDAMEFSVTGRELSAEEARRIGLVSRIVERPETVAHEIANNDPGALAVLKERLRDTASKAEQERRETDAFAELVMERKRRNEDGS from the coding sequence ATGATCGAGCAGCGCGTCGACGACCGGGTTCGAGTAGTGACGTTGTCGCGCCCAGACCGGCGTAATGCGTTGACACCTGATGGTCTCGACCAGCTCGAAACCGCGATCGTGGATGCTGATGAGCCAGTGGTCTACCTCCACGGTGCAGGCACGGCGTTCTGTGCGGGGGCCGATCTCGATGCAGTCGACGCGCTGGACGATGCCGATGCGGCGCGGGACTTTGCCGCACACGGCCAGCGGGTCGCACAGGCGATCGAGACAGCGGATGCGATCGTCGTCGCCGGGATCGACGGCGCGGCTCGTGGCGGCGGCGTCGAACTCGCGCTCGCATGTGACGTCCGGATCGCGACACCCGCAGCCACGTTCGGGGAACCAGGCGTCACCTTCGGACTATTCGGAGCGTGGGGAGGGACGGCTCGCTTGCCCGAGATTGTCGGCCTCGGGGATGCGATGGAGTTCTCGGTGACCGGCCGCGAACTCTCCGCCGAAGAAGCGCGTCGGATCGGACTCGTCTCGCGGATCGTCGAACGACCCGAAACGGTCGCCCACGAGATTGCGAACAATGATCCGGGAGCGCTCGCAGTGCTCAAAGAACGACTTCGAGACACTGCAAGCAAGGCCGAACAGGAGCGTCGAGAGACGGACGCCTTCGCGGAGCTGGTGATGGAGCGTAAACGAAGAAACGAAGACGGGAGCTGA
- a CDS encoding NAD+ synthase yields the protein MVDLRFSDVELTERREHITAFIEETVADAAADGAVLGLSGGIDSTTVAHLAVEALGTGGLKGLVMPGEVSREDNMSDAERVAEMLDIEYEVIEIQPIIEQFVAGYPDAEGDDLAVGNARARTRGVLNYLVGNHENRLVLGTGNRSEAQVGYYTKYGDQAVDCNPIGNLYKVQVRQLARELGVPDDLVEKTPTAGLWSEQTDEDEMGIAYDTLDPILALHIGGPLSASATAATLDVDLDTVERVREMYERSAHKRSMPPAPPALD from the coding sequence ATGGTCGATCTTCGGTTTTCGGATGTCGAGCTCACGGAACGGAGAGAGCATATCACGGCGTTCATCGAGGAGACGGTCGCAGATGCGGCGGCGGACGGAGCCGTGCTGGGACTGTCAGGGGGAATCGACAGCACGACGGTCGCACATCTCGCCGTGGAAGCGCTCGGCACCGGCGGGCTGAAGGGACTCGTGATGCCCGGCGAGGTCAGTCGCGAGGACAACATGAGCGACGCCGAACGGGTCGCCGAGATGCTCGATATCGAGTACGAGGTCATCGAGATCCAGCCGATCATCGAGCAGTTCGTCGCGGGGTATCCCGACGCCGAGGGCGACGACCTCGCGGTCGGTAACGCCCGCGCCCGGACTCGCGGCGTCCTGAACTATCTGGTCGGAAACCACGAGAATCGGCTCGTGCTGGGGACGGGGAACCGGAGCGAGGCGCAGGTAGGGTACTACACGAAATACGGTGATCAGGCGGTCGACTGCAACCCGATCGGCAACCTATACAAGGTGCAGGTTCGACAGCTTGCTCGCGAGCTCGGCGTCCCTGACGATCTCGTCGAGAAGACGCCTACGGCAGGCCTCTGGAGCGAGCAGACCGACGAGGACGAGATGGGTATCGCCTACGATACGCTCGATCCGATCCTCGCGCTGCATATCGGCGGCCCGCTGTCGGCAAGCGCGACCGCGGCGACGCTCGATGTCGATCTCGACACTGTCGAAAGGGTGCGGGAAATGTACGAACGGAGTGCACACAAGCGCTCGATGCCGCCCGCGCCGCCCGCCCTCGACTGA
- a CDS encoding NAD(P)(+) transhydrogenase (Re/Si-specific) subunit beta, with translation MMLAALPESTLALAYLFASILFIQGLRDMTHPRTAMRGNLISAGGMFVAVVVTVLWFEIIDPLVLFSALLVGTAVGTILAVRVERTEMPQLVGLFNGFGGGASAVVAGAELVELGSVEAIPADVGVAAVFSGIVGSVTLFGSLVAAGKLHGLITTSAIRYDGEQVMKVLVLLVALAFGGYLVATPDLFAAQLQADWIPPYWLLVLAAAVLGILLVVPIGGADMPVVIALLNAYSGLAAAGTGFVLDNSALIIAGTLVGAAGMILTVIMCESMNRSLTNVLFGGFGEEPDQEAMDDIYDGNITETSPEEVEMLLDTAQRVVIVPGYGMAVAQAQHAVAELAELLDENDVDVEFGIHPVAGRMPGHMNALLAEADVPYDKMRELEEVNPTFSQTDVVIVTGANDVVNPKANTDESSPIAGMPVLNVSDARSVIVNKRSLSPGFSGIPNPLFAKDNTSMLFGDAKASMQELVNAYKENH, from the coding sequence ATGATGCTTGCTGCGTTGCCAGAATCGACACTCGCGCTCGCCTATCTGTTCGCTTCGATACTGTTCATTCAGGGCCTGCGTGATATGACCCATCCCCGGACGGCGATGCGTGGCAACCTCATCTCCGCTGGTGGGATGTTCGTTGCCGTCGTCGTCACCGTCCTGTGGTTCGAGATCATCGATCCGCTGGTACTGTTCAGCGCCCTGCTCGTCGGGACCGCTGTCGGAACGATCCTCGCCGTCAGAGTCGAGCGGACCGAAATGCCACAGCTCGTCGGCCTGTTTAACGGGTTCGGCGGGGGTGCGTCGGCGGTGGTTGCCGGCGCGGAGCTCGTCGAACTCGGCTCTGTCGAGGCGATTCCGGCTGATGTCGGTGTCGCAGCAGTCTTCTCCGGTATCGTCGGCTCGGTTACCCTCTTTGGTAGCCTGGTCGCGGCCGGAAAGCTCCACGGGCTCATCACTACCTCTGCGATCCGATACGATGGTGAGCAGGTGATGAAAGTCCTCGTCTTGCTCGTCGCACTGGCGTTTGGCGGCTATCTCGTCGCGACGCCTGACCTGTTCGCCGCGCAACTCCAGGCCGACTGGATACCACCGTACTGGCTGCTGGTGCTCGCTGCCGCCGTGCTCGGGATCCTCCTCGTGGTCCCGATCGGCGGCGCTGATATGCCGGTCGTCATCGCGTTGCTGAACGCTTACTCCGGGCTCGCCGCCGCCGGGACCGGCTTCGTACTGGACAACAGCGCCCTGATCATCGCCGGGACGCTCGTCGGCGCGGCAGGGATGATCCTCACCGTGATCATGTGCGAGTCGATGAACCGCTCGCTCACGAACGTCCTGTTTGGCGGGTTCGGCGAGGAACCGGACCAGGAAGCGATGGATGACATCTACGACGGCAACATCACCGAGACGTCCCCCGAGGAGGTCGAGATGTTGCTGGATACCGCCCAGCGGGTCGTCATCGTTCCCGGCTACGGGATGGCAGTCGCGCAGGCCCAGCACGCGGTCGCGGAACTGGCCGAACTGCTCGACGAGAACGACGTGGATGTCGAGTTCGGCATTCATCCGGTCGCGGGGCGGATGCCCGGCCACATGAACGCGCTACTGGCGGAAGCTGACGTCCCGTACGACAAGATGCGGGAGCTCGAGGAGGTCAATCCGACCTTCTCCCAGACTGACGTCGTCATCGTGACCGGCGCGAACGACGTCGTCAATCCGAAGGCAAACACCGACGAATCGAGCCCGATCGCCGGGATGCCCGTCCTCAACGTCTCGGATGCACGATCGGTGATCGTGAACAAGCGAAGTCTTAGCCCCGGTTTCTCCGGGATCCCGAACCCGCTGTTCGCAAAGGACAACACGAGCATGCTGTTTGGCGACGCCAAAGCCTCGATGCAGGAACTAGTCAACGCGTACAAGGAGAACCACTAG
- a CDS encoding NAD(P) transhydrogenase subunit alpha, protein MSLIQNLTLFVLAAFLGYEIINKIPTNLHTPLMSGANAITGITLVGAVVVAGSGDTMLATALGFVAVVMATINVVGGYLVSHFMLADFRGGGR, encoded by the coding sequence ATGTCGCTGATCCAGAACCTGACGCTGTTCGTGCTGGCGGCGTTCCTCGGGTACGAGATTATCAACAAGATACCGACCAATCTTCATACGCCGCTGATGTCCGGTGCGAACGCGATTACCGGGATCACGCTGGTCGGTGCGGTGGTCGTGGCCGGCTCCGGCGATACGATGCTGGCGACGGCGCTTGGCTTCGTTGCAGTCGTTATGGCAACGATCAACGTCGTCGGTGGTTATCTGGTTAGCCACTTCATGCTCGCTGACTTCCGTGGGGGTGGCCGATGA
- a CDS encoding NAD(P) transhydrogenase subunit alpha, with protein MILGVPNESVADETRAALIPPVADALVDDGHDVLISAGVGTGAGWSDESYRAVGCDVVDDEDVYERSDVVFHVRGLGATPDNELPPYREGQVVIGLLGPYELDAELDELASRGVDVFALELIPRISRAQSMDAVSSMDSVSGYKATMIAAEALPKLFPMEMTAAGTIQPAEVFVLGAGVAGLKAISTAERLGANATANDVRPEVREEVESLGAEFVEVGAETESMSDEDGYATEQEKDFAQQQKETLMSVVPDSDVLITTAAIPGRPAPQPISTEMIERMDPGSVVVDLAAESGGNCEPSRADETVVHDGVEIYGPTNLAATVPQTASKLYANNLRNFLGLLADEEGLAIDLDDEIIDATLLTHDGEVRAPHREDADDSDEQSDEDADASSGGDA; from the coding sequence ATGATACTCGGGGTACCGAACGAGTCAGTTGCAGACGAAACGCGGGCGGCCCTTATTCCGCCGGTAGCCGACGCACTCGTGGATGACGGCCACGATGTGCTGATCAGCGCCGGAGTCGGCACTGGGGCCGGCTGGAGTGACGAGTCGTATCGAGCGGTCGGTTGTGACGTTGTCGACGACGAGGACGTGTACGAGCGATCGGATGTCGTGTTCCACGTCCGCGGGCTCGGGGCGACGCCCGACAACGAGCTCCCACCGTACCGGGAGGGGCAGGTGGTGATCGGGTTGCTCGGTCCGTACGAACTCGACGCGGAACTCGACGAGCTAGCCTCCCGGGGAGTCGACGTGTTCGCTCTCGAGCTGATCCCGCGCATCAGCCGAGCACAGAGTATGGACGCCGTCTCCTCGATGGATAGCGTCAGCGGGTACAAGGCGACGATGATCGCCGCCGAGGCCCTGCCGAAGCTGTTCCCGATGGAGATGACCGCCGCCGGAACCATCCAGCCTGCGGAGGTATTCGTACTCGGGGCTGGCGTTGCGGGGCTGAAGGCGATTTCGACCGCCGAGCGGCTCGGCGCCAACGCGACGGCGAACGATGTCCGACCGGAGGTTCGCGAGGAAGTCGAGAGCCTCGGTGCGGAGTTCGTCGAGGTCGGCGCCGAGACCGAGTCGATGTCCGACGAAGACGGATACGCGACGGAACAGGAGAAGGACTTTGCCCAGCAACAAAAAGAGACACTCATGAGCGTTGTCCCCGATTCGGACGTGCTCATTACGACGGCAGCGATTCCCGGCCGACCGGCCCCACAGCCGATCTCGACCGAGATGATCGAGCGGATGGATCCGGGCTCCGTCGTTGTCGATCTTGCTGCGGAGAGCGGCGGTAACTGCGAGCCCTCTCGGGCCGATGAAACCGTCGTTCACGACGGCGTCGAGATCTACGGACCGACCAACCTGGCCGCGACTGTCCCCCAGACCGCGAGCAAACTGTACGCGAACAACCTGCGGAACTTCCTCGGTTTGCTTGCGGACGAGGAGGGGCTGGCAATCGACCTCGACGACGAGATTATCGACGCAACGCTGCTGACCCACGACGGCGAGGTTCGAGCGCCGCATCGCGAGGACGCGGACGACTCGGACGAACAGAGCGACGAGGATGCCGACGCATCCAGCGGGGGTGATGCCTGA
- a CDS encoding DUF367 family protein, whose translation MKLHVRYEGDDDPDKCTAKKLSRFDLATLHNSDRATPYGVVLNPHAEQALSPADTTVSDRLVALDCSWESAREAQFSVDGEHRALPFLVAANPVNYGKPFQLTTVEALAAGLCILGERPQAERILSKFRWGETFLEMNEEPLRRYADCEDSTEIVAVQQEYLDRE comes from the coding sequence GTGAAGCTCCACGTCAGGTACGAGGGCGACGACGATCCCGACAAATGTACCGCAAAGAAGCTCTCGCGGTTCGATCTGGCCACGTTGCACAACAGTGATCGAGCAACACCGTACGGAGTCGTCTTGAACCCACACGCCGAGCAGGCGCTGTCACCGGCTGACACGACGGTGAGTGACCGGCTGGTCGCCCTCGATTGCTCCTGGGAGAGCGCCCGCGAGGCGCAGTTCAGCGTCGACGGCGAACACCGCGCCCTGCCCTTTCTCGTCGCGGCGAACCCGGTCAATTACGGGAAGCCGTTTCAGTTAACGACGGTGGAGGCGCTGGCAGCCGGGCTCTGTATTCTCGGGGAGCGCCCCCAGGCCGAGCGGATCCTGTCGAAGTTCAGGTGGGGCGAGACGTTTCTGGAGATGAACGAGGAACCGCTACGGCGGTATGCCGACTGTGAGGATTCGACCGAGATTGTGGCGGTCCAGCAGGAGTATCTGGATCGGGAGTGA
- a CDS encoding TrmB family transcriptional regulator — MSEHVAEKLADLGLSNYEAQAFQALIQRGPMTADEVAAAAELPKGRIYDVLNSLSKRSIVRHDDSRPRTYVPASSEHAVSQLLDARLEDLDERRRRFEATAEELETAIRSQEPDRPTQSFATSAFRHEDAIELLDERLGTASDCVCIAAGSINEGPETRDTLADRLEALLADGVEIKLLVHDDIDLEFETGLVDAGLTVRCSPVVPDQRFILIDRDEVCLEVVHPVETNELMSVVDFRSDKVASELATTFDELWADATPIEP, encoded by the coding sequence ATGAGCGAGCACGTCGCGGAGAAGCTTGCGGATCTCGGACTGTCAAACTACGAAGCGCAGGCCTTTCAGGCGCTGATACAGAGGGGGCCGATGACAGCCGACGAGGTAGCCGCGGCAGCCGAGCTACCGAAAGGACGGATTTACGATGTGCTTAACTCGCTGTCGAAACGTTCGATCGTCCGTCACGATGACTCACGTCCGCGCACATACGTCCCTGCGTCGTCGGAACATGCCGTCTCACAGCTACTCGATGCGCGGTTAGAAGACCTCGACGAACGCCGCCGTCGATTCGAGGCGACGGCCGAGGAGCTCGAGACGGCAATACGATCACAGGAACCGGACCGTCCAACACAGTCGTTTGCCACGAGTGCGTTTCGCCACGAGGACGCCATTGAGTTGCTGGACGAACGGCTCGGCACGGCAAGCGACTGTGTGTGTATCGCGGCCGGGTCGATCAACGAAGGGCCGGAGACCCGGGATACGCTCGCCGATCGACTGGAAGCCCTGCTAGCCGACGGCGTCGAGATCAAATTGCTCGTTCACGACGATATCGATCTGGAGTTCGAGACCGGGCTCGTCGATGCTGGCCTTACTGTTCGGTGTAGTCCCGTTGTCCCCGATCAGCGGTTCATCCTTATCGACCGGGACGAGGTCTGTCTGGAGGTAGTCCATCCGGTCGAGACGAACGAGCTCATGTCGGTCGTTGATTTCAGGAGTGATAAAGTCGCGAGCGAACTTGCTACCACCTTCGACGAGCTCTGGGCGGATGCAACGCCGATTGAACCGTAG
- a CDS encoding COG1361 S-layer family protein produces MNRVRAALLVVFLAGVALVGLAVADETTGSPEIEVYAPDPFVEPGEEQTVTVDLQNQGSVDDDDGPPGAEGDVTTARNMSIEMGDSDLPIDVKTEKQPLQNMPQDAIQSASFTVAVDENVKAGTYEAPVNVTYTYTPAVDDEDGADDEVTVSKTETVELQVDKVARFDGDIEGSEFRVGDTRTATVNVTNTGAEPANSAVIRFEAPDPGVEAFPDAGDEELPDFGGLPGGAVSDADDSGTVANEVYIGELADGDQETVDVKVRVSEEATPQSNALRATVEFRDERGVDQSSRQLILGATVADEQRFTLDDLNSTVSVGDDGIVNGTVTNAGDERVENAVVRFTDDPSDEFAALSDDENLAPRENSRYVGSLEPNESAAFQFRVDASSDAEPGDRVLPMEVRYRNADDEIRTSRALDARIELGEEREEFEIVARNASFDIDDSGQLELEVTNTYGEEMTDVQAKLFTNDPLDSSDDEAFIESLKPGETTTVTFELSVGASASEKTYPVRFDFQYDDAGGDTRLSDTYRVPITATDPGTNWLRIGLLAGLVFTGLVGVVWRYRDGITERLPDVSPGDDRTER; encoded by the coding sequence ATGAACAGGGTTAGGGCTGCATTACTCGTGGTGTTTCTCGCCGGAGTCGCTCTCGTCGGGCTGGCAGTGGCGGACGAGACGACCGGCAGCCCGGAGATCGAAGTGTACGCGCCGGATCCGTTCGTGGAACCGGGCGAAGAACAAACGGTGACGGTCGACCTGCAGAATCAGGGTAGCGTCGATGATGACGATGGGCCACCAGGCGCGGAAGGCGACGTCACGACAGCACGGAACATGAGCATCGAGATGGGTGACAGCGACCTGCCGATAGACGTCAAAACGGAGAAACAACCCCTCCAGAACATGCCACAGGATGCTATTCAGTCAGCGAGCTTTACTGTGGCAGTTGACGAGAACGTAAAGGCCGGAACGTACGAGGCCCCAGTCAATGTTACGTACACGTATACGCCAGCAGTCGACGACGAGGACGGTGCAGACGACGAGGTCACCGTCTCGAAAACCGAGACAGTCGAGCTGCAGGTCGACAAAGTCGCCCGGTTCGATGGTGATATCGAGGGCAGCGAGTTCAGGGTGGGCGATACCCGGACCGCAACCGTCAACGTGACCAACACGGGAGCAGAACCGGCCAACAGTGCAGTTATACGGTTCGAGGCACCCGATCCGGGCGTCGAGGCATTCCCAGATGCGGGCGACGAGGAATTGCCTGATTTCGGCGGCCTTCCAGGCGGGGCCGTCTCGGACGCCGATGACTCCGGGACTGTCGCCAACGAGGTGTACATCGGGGAACTCGCAGATGGGGACCAAGAGACAGTTGATGTCAAAGTCCGTGTAAGCGAGGAGGCGACGCCACAGTCAAATGCACTCCGTGCGACGGTCGAGTTTCGTGACGAGCGGGGCGTCGACCAGTCATCACGGCAACTGATCCTCGGCGCAACCGTTGCGGACGAGCAGCGTTTCACTCTCGACGATCTCAACAGCACGGTCAGCGTCGGCGACGACGGGATCGTGAACGGTACCGTTACGAACGCCGGAGACGAGAGAGTCGAAAACGCAGTTGTCCGGTTTACCGACGACCCAAGTGACGAGTTTGCAGCGTTGAGCGACGACGAGAACCTCGCCCCGCGGGAGAACAGCCGATACGTTGGATCGCTCGAGCCGAATGAGAGTGCAGCCTTCCAGTTCAGAGTCGATGCCAGTAGCGACGCCGAGCCGGGAGACCGAGTGCTACCGATGGAAGTTAGATATCGAAATGCGGACGACGAGATTCGGACTAGCAGGGCATTAGATGCACGCATTGAACTCGGTGAGGAGCGCGAGGAGTTCGAGATAGTGGCCAGAAACGCGAGTTTCGATATCGACGACAGCGGTCAGCTCGAGCTCGAAGTGACGAACACGTACGGCGAGGAGATGACCGACGTGCAGGCCAAACTGTTCACGAACGACCCGCTCGACAGCAGCGACGACGAGGCCTTCATCGAGTCACTGAAGCCGGGTGAGACTACCACAGTGACGTTCGAGCTGTCTGTCGGAGCGTCGGCAAGCGAGAAGACCTATCCGGTCCGTTTCGACTTCCAGTACGATGACGCTGGCGGTGACACCCGGCTGTCAGACACCTACCGCGTGCCGATCACCGCGACCGACCCGGGGACCAACTGGCTCCGGATCGGGCTCCTCGCTGGGCTGGTGTTCACTGGGCTCGTGGGTGTCGTGTGGCGCTACCGCGACGGGATCACTGAGCGGCTCCCGGACGTATCACCCGGTGACGACAGGACCGAACGATAG